Proteins from a genomic interval of Armatimonadia bacterium:
- a CDS encoding RHS repeat-associated core domain-containing protein, whose protein sequence is QLTKNGETTYYEYNTLNQLTLERSTAGAQTYYQWQADGAMASQQDVEGWTYFTWDVDEALTRIQAPGVTLDNKYNAHMQRVWRSENGIAETLIYDDQKLIAELTTGGLSRYHLSEGGSAYSLLVSQLGSQCWQLFDALGTVIGLTAGDGSLSDTFLYEAFGTSLGRTGTTETPYQYVGGYGYFHEPTVGLEQVWWRWCLAAITRFISVDPLLMNGPGAYTYCENDPVLGTDAAGLWDCRPCAVDWPKGRDTRNLIKQCLKECQKGWRACAKCIAKYGKGKATGLACDYLACCMQGKPRDPHAGPCTDAEVDCQDCVEFDYQKCLCETGGTLSGLGKCYYKSLTGHLQCHCG, encoded by the coding sequence GCAACTGACGAAGAACGGCGAGACGACCTACTACGAGTACAACACGCTGAACCAGTTGACGCTGGAGCGCAGCACCGCCGGTGCGCAGACCTACTACCAGTGGCAAGCCGACGGAGCAATGGCAAGCCAGCAGGACGTCGAGGGTTGGACCTACTTCACCTGGGATGTGGACGAGGCGCTCACGCGAATCCAGGCACCCGGCGTGACTCTGGACAACAAGTACAATGCCCACATGCAGCGGGTGTGGCGCAGCGAAAACGGCATCGCAGAGACACTGATCTACGATGACCAGAAACTGATCGCCGAACTGACGACGGGCGGACTGAGCCGATACCACTTGAGCGAAGGCGGGAGTGCCTACAGCCTGCTGGTCAGCCAACTGGGCTCCCAATGTTGGCAGCTCTTCGACGCCCTGGGCACGGTCATCGGCCTCACAGCCGGCGACGGTAGTCTCAGCGACACCTTCCTGTACGAGGCGTTCGGAACGAGTCTCGGACGGACGGGGACGACCGAGACGCCGTACCAGTATGTTGGCGGGTATGGGTACTTCCATGAGCCTACCGTCGGGCTGGAACAGGTCTGGTGGCGGTGGTGCTTGGCTGCCATCACGCGTTTCATCTCAGTAGACCCACTGCTGATGAACGGCCCCGGTGCATACACCTACTGCGAAAACGACCCTGTCCTCGGGACCGACGCAGCTGGCCTGTGGGACTGCCGCCCGTGCGCGGTCGACTGGCCGAAGGGCAGGGATACGAGGAACCTGATCAAGCAATGCTTGAAGGAATGCCAGAAAGGCTGGAGGGCGTGCGCGAAGTGCATCGCGAAGTATGGAAAGGGAAAGGCGACCGGCTTGGCCTGTGACTACCTCGCATGTTGCATGCAGGGGAAACCGCGTGACCCGCATGCCGGGCCTTGCACCGATGCCGAAGTAGACTGTCAGGATTGCGTTGAGTTTGACTACCAGAAGTGCCTGTGCGAGACGGGAGGCACCCTATCGGGGCTCGGCAAGTGCTACTACAAATCCCTAACAGGTCACCTGCAGTGCCACTGCGGGTGA